A window from Erythrobacter sp. YJ-T3-07 encodes these proteins:
- the ccoP gene encoding cytochrome-c oxidase, cbb3-type subunit III, which translates to MANKRIDEPTGTETVGHEWDGIEELNTPLPRWWLWTFYLTIIFAIVYVILYPAWPMVDKATEGVLGWSSRGQLAEKMSAAEQAQQGFRDQLANIPIERLPDDSALMARAVAGGQAAFKVHCTQCHGSGGAGDQKLGYPNLNDDAWLWGGDLKAIQYTITHGVRWPDDDETRFSQMPPFEGALDDAQLGAVIDHVLSLSGKAKPNAAGTQIFGDNCAACHGPQGKGGRDVGAPNLSDAIWLRGSERDALRRQILGPRMGVMPAWGERLDPVTIKMLAAYVHSLGGGEDFVEVAKDPEVKVDEQP; encoded by the coding sequence ATGGCAAATAAGCGCATCGACGAGCCGACCGGCACCGAAACCGTCGGCCATGAGTGGGACGGTATCGAGGAGCTGAACACGCCCCTGCCCCGCTGGTGGCTGTGGACCTTCTACCTCACGATCATCTTCGCGATCGTCTACGTCATCCTCTATCCGGCATGGCCGATGGTCGACAAGGCGACCGAGGGCGTGCTCGGCTGGTCGAGCCGCGGCCAGCTGGCCGAAAAGATGAGCGCAGCCGAGCAGGCCCAGCAGGGCTTCCGCGATCAGCTGGCGAATATCCCGATCGAACGCCTGCCGGACGACAGCGCGCTGATGGCGCGGGCCGTCGCGGGCGGACAGGCGGCCTTCAAGGTCCATTGCACCCAGTGCCACGGCTCGGGCGGCGCGGGCGACCAGAAGCTGGGCTATCCCAACCTCAACGACGACGCCTGGCTGTGGGGCGGCGACCTGAAGGCGATCCAGTACACGATCACCCATGGCGTGCGCTGGCCCGACGACGACGAGACCCGCTTCAGCCAGATGCCGCCGTTCGAAGGCGCGCTGGACGATGCCCAGTTGGGCGCGGTGATCGACCATGTCCTCTCGCTCAGCGGCAAGGCCAAGCCGAACGCCGCCGGGACGCAGATCTTCGGCGATAACTGCGCCGCCTGCCACGGCCCGCAGGGCAAGGGCGGACGCGACGTGGGCGCGCCGAACCTGAGCGATGCGATCTGGTTACGCGGCAGCGAGCGTGACGCCCTGCGCCGACAGATTCTGGGTCCGCGCATGGGTGTGATGCCCGCCTGGGGTGAGCGGCTCGATCCGGTGACGATCAAGATGCTCGCCGCTTATGTCCATTCGCTCGGGGGAGGCGAAGACTTCGTTGAGGTCGCGAAAGATCCCGAGGTGAAAGTCGATGAGCAACCCTGA
- a CDS encoding cbb3-type cytochrome c oxidase subunit 3: MTFYEELRHFADSFGLAAMLLFYFLLCLWPFRPGAKRRINKAAHSIFEDQTDGK, encoded by the coding sequence ATGACCTTCTACGAAGAGCTGCGTCACTTCGCGGACAGCTTCGGCCTGGCGGCCATGCTGCTGTTCTATTTCCTCCTGTGCCTGTGGCCGTTCCGGCCCGGCGCCAAGCGCCGCATCAACAAGGCAGCCCATTCGATTTTCGAGGATCAGACCGATGGCAAATAA
- the ccoO gene encoding cytochrome-c oxidase, cbb3-type subunit II — protein MSLTEKHKKLERNITLLAVATFVTVAIGGVVEIAPLFWIDNTIEEVDGVRPYSPLEQAGRDIYIREGCYSCHSQMIRPFRDEVERYGHYSLAAESMYDHPFQWGSKRTGPDLARVGGRYSDEWHIQHLENPQSVVPESIMPKYGFLKERDLKIADAKAMLKALKTVGVPYSDHDLEQAEADLYAQADPDKDAGDLATRYPKAQIRDFDGNPDRVTEMDALIAYLQMLGTLVDFEKAAPLEELAQEKGR, from the coding sequence ATGAGCCTGACCGAAAAACACAAGAAGCTGGAACGCAACATCACGCTGCTCGCCGTGGCCACCTTCGTGACGGTGGCGATCGGCGGGGTGGTGGAGATCGCACCGCTCTTCTGGATCGACAACACGATCGAGGAAGTGGACGGCGTGCGTCCCTACAGCCCGCTCGAACAGGCGGGGCGCGACATCTACATCCGCGAAGGGTGCTATTCGTGCCACAGCCAGATGATCCGCCCCTTCCGCGACGAGGTGGAGCGCTACGGCCACTACAGCCTCGCGGCGGAATCGATGTACGATCATCCGTTTCAGTGGGGGTCGAAGCGCACCGGGCCGGATCTGGCCCGCGTGGGTGGCCGCTATTCGGACGAATGGCACATCCAGCACCTGGAAAACCCGCAGAGCGTGGTGCCCGAGAGCATCATGCCCAAGTACGGCTTCCTGAAAGAGCGTGACCTGAAGATCGCCGATGCGAAGGCGATGCTCAAGGCGCTCAAGACCGTGGGCGTGCCCTATAGCGACCACGATCTGGAGCAGGCCGAGGCCGATCTCTACGCGCAGGCCGATCCGGACAAGGACGCAGGCGATCTCGCCACCCGCTATCCCAAGGCGCAGATCCGCGACTTCGACGGCAACCCCGACCGGGTGACCGAGATGGATGCGCTGATCGCCTATCTCCAGATGCTCGGCACGCTGGTCGATTTCGAGAAGGCCGCGCCGCTTGAAGAACTCGCGCAGGAGAAAGGCCGATGA
- the ccoN gene encoding cytochrome-c oxidase, cbb3-type subunit I, translating into MEAALARAGLWFVLLLLSLAVAVTAKDAGFAAHAVIIGIVSFAMIWVTAGRFDPVGGGRTFFKMPDSPSQYDDEIVRWGAIATMFWGVIGLLAGVFIASQMAFPWLNVEPYLNFGRLRPLHTSAVIFAFGGNALLATSFYVVQRTCRTQLALPSLARFVFWGYQLFIVLAATGYLLGVTQSKEYAEPEWYVDLWLTIVWVAYLAVFVATLLKRNEPHIYVANWFYLAFIVTIAMLHVVNNLAVPISFLGSRSYSAFSGVQDALTQWWYGHNAVGFFLTAGFLAMMYYFVPKQAERPIYSYRLSIIHFWSLIFLYIWAGPHHLHYTALPDWAQTLGMVFSVMLWMPSWGGMINGLMTLNGAWDKVRTDPIIRMMVMALAFYGMSTFEGPMLSIKSVNSLSHYTDWTIGHVHSGALGWNGMITFACLYYLFPRLWGRERMYSLRMINWHFWLATLGIVFYAASMWVAGITQGLMWREYGPDGYLVNSFADTVAALHPMFIMRMTGGLLYLSGALVMTFNVWMTLAGKLRDEAPMTSPSYDPAKDKPIVGSRPAAHPDSVPAE; encoded by the coding sequence ATTGAGGCAGCACTCGCGAGGGCCGGACTGTGGTTCGTCCTTCTTCTCCTGTCATTGGCCGTCGCCGTCACCGCCAAGGACGCCGGCTTTGCCGCGCACGCGGTGATCATCGGGATCGTCTCGTTCGCGATGATCTGGGTAACCGCAGGCCGGTTCGATCCGGTCGGCGGCGGTCGCACGTTCTTCAAGATGCCCGACTCGCCGTCGCAATATGACGACGAGATCGTGCGCTGGGGTGCGATCGCAACGATGTTCTGGGGCGTGATCGGCCTGCTCGCAGGCGTGTTCATCGCCTCGCAGATGGCCTTCCCCTGGCTCAACGTCGAACCCTACCTCAATTTCGGACGGCTGCGCCCGCTGCATACGTCGGCGGTGATCTTCGCCTTCGGCGGCAACGCACTGCTGGCGACCAGCTTCTACGTCGTCCAGCGTACCTGCCGCACGCAGCTGGCACTGCCCAGCCTCGCCCGGTTCGTCTTCTGGGGCTACCAGCTGTTCATCGTGCTCGCCGCGACCGGCTATCTGCTGGGTGTCACCCAGTCGAAGGAATATGCCGAGCCGGAATGGTACGTCGACCTGTGGCTGACGATCGTATGGGTCGCCTATCTCGCGGTGTTCGTCGCCACGCTGCTCAAGCGCAACGAACCGCACATCTACGTCGCCAACTGGTTCTACCTCGCCTTCATCGTGACCATCGCGATGCTGCACGTGGTCAACAACCTGGCGGTGCCGATCAGCTTCTTGGGCTCGCGCAGCTACAGCGCCTTCTCGGGCGTGCAGGATGCGCTGACCCAGTGGTGGTACGGCCATAACGCGGTCGGCTTCTTCCTCACCGCGGGCTTCCTCGCGATGATGTACTACTTCGTGCCCAAGCAGGCCGAACGTCCGATCTACTCCTATCGCCTGTCGATCATCCACTTCTGGTCGCTGATCTTCCTCTACATCTGGGCGGGTCCGCACCACCTGCACTACACCGCGCTGCCCGACTGGGCGCAGACGCTGGGCATGGTGTTCTCGGTGATGCTGTGGATGCCCAGCTGGGGCGGCATGATCAACGGCCTGATGACCCTCAACGGGGCATGGGACAAGGTCCGCACCGATCCGATCATCCGGATGATGGTGATGGCGCTCGCCTTCTACGGGATGAGCACCTTCGAAGGCCCGATGCTGTCGATCAAGAGCGTCAACAGCCTGTCGCACTACACCGACTGGACCATCGGCCACGTCCACTCCGGCGCGCTGGGATGGAACGGGATGATCACCTTTGCCTGCCTGTACTATCTGTTCCCGCGGCTCTGGGGTCGTGAGCGGATGTACAGCCTGCGGATGATCAACTGGCACTTCTGGCTCGCGACGCTGGGGATCGTCTTCTACGCCGCCAGCATGTGGGTGGCAGGGATCACCCAAGGCCTGATGTGGCGCGAATACGGGCCCGACGGCTACCTGGTGAACAGCTTCGCCGACACCGTCGCCGCGCTCCATCCGATGTTCATCATGCGGATGACCGGCGGGCTGCTGTACCTCTCGGGCGCACTGGTGATGACCTTCAACGTCTGGATGACGCTGGCAGGCAAGCTGCGTGACGAAGCGCCGATGACCAGCCCCAGCTACGACCCCGCCAAAGACAAGCCGATCGTCGGATCGCGGCCCGCCGCCCATCCCGACAGCGTGCCGGCCGAATAG
- a CDS encoding Crp/Fnr family transcriptional regulator, with the protein MNFPDLFDAFDAAVLPPGLPDAAVLRLRHDTVARELAAGEQLDLDPGRAFFAFLGAGACKLAAFVSSAREQIVSFHFAGDVVHVPAQGRYGFTLSALTDAQLLVIPAESLNRSGPDSCGMLRLASRETENALARSRETSIILGRRSAQERVASFILAIWDRLGAGAQGDGWIDLPMSRGEIADSLGLTIETVSRQFSELRDLGLIETEGRSALRVIDLPGLSRCAGQLPVAA; encoded by the coding sequence ATGAACTTCCCCGACCTGTTCGACGCGTTCGACGCCGCCGTGCTGCCCCCCGGGCTGCCCGACGCTGCGGTCCTGCGGCTGCGCCACGACACTGTCGCAAGGGAGCTGGCGGCGGGGGAGCAGCTCGATCTCGATCCGGGGCGGGCATTCTTCGCCTTTCTGGGCGCAGGTGCGTGCAAGCTGGCAGCCTTCGTTTCCAGCGCGCGCGAGCAGATCGTCAGCTTCCATTTCGCCGGCGACGTCGTCCACGTGCCCGCGCAGGGCCGCTACGGCTTCACGCTGAGCGCGCTGACCGACGCGCAACTGCTGGTGATCCCGGCGGAAAGCCTGAACCGCTCCGGCCCGGATAGCTGCGGAATGCTGCGGCTTGCCTCGCGCGAGACGGAGAATGCGCTGGCGCGCAGCCGGGAAACCTCGATCATTCTCGGCCGACGCTCCGCGCAGGAGCGGGTGGCATCCTTCATTCTCGCCATCTGGGACCGGCTGGGTGCGGGCGCGCAAGGCGACGGGTGGATCGACCTGCCGATGTCGCGAGGCGAGATCGCGGACAGCCTGGGCCTGACCATCGAAACCGTCAGCCGCCAGTTCAGCGAGCTGCGCGATCTCGGCCTGATCGAGACGGAAGGGCGATCCGCCCTGCGGGTGATCGACCTGCCCGGCCTGTCACGCTGCGCCGGGCAACTGCCGGTGGCGGCATAA
- a CDS encoding TetR/AcrR family transcriptional regulator yields MTTDVSEFCRLDRRKRAIVDAARTLFVEQGYERTTVGDIVEKAGGSLSTVYKVFGSKDGLLEAVVFEQAGSGEAIINSAMSQGGSPADILHRLAEDLREHFLNPEMVALVRIVIARSINDRNFAQMFYERTATRTDRALARMFAQWQSDGVEMVGDPEMLAEIFLDMIVSDLHVEAILHSGGRTHSPERVRARTEFFLAGTNLADR; encoded by the coding sequence ATGACGACCGATGTTAGCGAATTTTGTCGACTGGACCGCCGCAAGCGGGCGATCGTCGACGCTGCGCGCACGCTTTTCGTCGAACAGGGTTACGAGCGAACGACGGTGGGCGACATCGTCGAGAAGGCGGGTGGCTCGCTGTCGACCGTCTACAAGGTCTTCGGCAGCAAGGACGGGCTGCTGGAAGCGGTGGTGTTCGAACAGGCCGGCTCGGGCGAGGCGATCATCAACTCCGCCATGTCGCAGGGAGGCTCGCCTGCAGATATCCTGCATCGGCTGGCAGAGGACCTGCGCGAGCACTTCCTCAACCCCGAAATGGTCGCGCTGGTCCGCATCGTGATCGCCCGGAGCATCAATGACCGGAACTTTGCGCAAATGTTCTACGAACGCACCGCCACGCGCACCGACCGCGCGCTGGCCAGAATGTTCGCCCAGTGGCAGAGCGACGGAGTGGAAATGGTCGGCGACCCGGAAATGCTGGCCGAAATCTTCCTCGACATGATCGTGAGCGACCTTCACGTCGAGGCGATCCTGCATTCCGGCGGGCGGACCCACTCGCCCGAGCGGGTCCGTGCGCGAACCGAGTTCTTCCTCGCCGGAACGAACCTGGCGGACCGCTGA
- a CDS encoding efflux RND transporter periplasmic adaptor subunit, producing MKPILAGLAACLMLTACSSNEEAPAPQAVPIQTITVKRQSIPNVIELPGRVEPVRTAEVRARVTGIVQQRLYEEGTDVRAGQPLFRIDPRELRASYAQTKAALTRAQATAANARAVVQRYRPLVEENAISGQEYDAALAAAREADANVAQIRAQLEASSLQLGYTTVRAPISGRAGRAEVTEGALVSQGEGTLMTRIEQSSPVYVSFAQAASQVLKLRRAISAGQVNLGDDDRIEVRLTYSDGTEYPIPGYIDFLAFSVDQETGTVELRAEFPNPDRLLLPGEFVRAQIYAGQVPDGLVVPQRAVSLTEDGGTVFVVSGEGQATVRPVQLGAMVDGNWIIESGLKPGDKVIVSNLQKIRPGAPVKIANKAAGGKPASNKPAAKKPAANQQPARTSGAE from the coding sequence ATGAAGCCGATCCTCGCGGGCCTCGCGGCCTGCCTCATGCTCACCGCATGCTCCTCTAACGAAGAAGCGCCCGCACCCCAGGCGGTCCCGATCCAGACGATTACGGTGAAGCGCCAGAGCATCCCCAACGTCATCGAACTGCCCGGCCGGGTCGAACCGGTCCGCACGGCAGAGGTGCGCGCGCGGGTGACGGGGATCGTGCAGCAGCGCTTGTATGAGGAAGGGACGGACGTGCGCGCTGGCCAGCCGCTGTTCCGCATCGATCCGCGCGAACTGCGCGCGAGCTATGCGCAGACCAAGGCCGCGCTCACCCGTGCGCAGGCGACCGCCGCTAATGCGCGTGCGGTGGTCCAACGCTATCGTCCGCTGGTGGAAGAGAACGCGATCAGCGGGCAGGAATACGACGCCGCGCTGGCCGCCGCGCGCGAAGCCGATGCCAATGTCGCGCAGATCCGCGCCCAGCTCGAAGCGTCCTCGCTCCAACTCGGCTACACCACCGTGCGCGCGCCGATCTCCGGCCGGGCGGGCCGGGCGGAGGTCACCGAAGGCGCGCTGGTCAGCCAGGGCGAGGGCACGCTGATGACGCGGATCGAGCAGAGCTCGCCGGTCTATGTCAGCTTCGCCCAGGCAGCGAGCCAGGTGCTCAAGCTGCGCCGGGCGATCTCGGCGGGGCAGGTCAACCTCGGCGATGACGACCGGATCGAGGTGCGGCTGACCTATTCCGACGGGACCGAATACCCGATTCCCGGCTATATCGACTTCCTCGCCTTCTCGGTCGACCAGGAGACCGGCACGGTCGAACTGCGCGCCGAATTCCCCAACCCGGACCGGCTGCTGCTGCCAGGCGAGTTCGTGCGTGCGCAGATCTATGCCGGCCAAGTGCCCGACGGGCTGGTCGTGCCCCAGCGCGCGGTTTCGCTGACCGAGGATGGCGGCACCGTGTTCGTGGTCAGTGGCGAGGGTCAGGCGACCGTGCGCCCGGTCCAGCTGGGTGCAATGGTCGACGGCAATTGGATCATCGAAAGCGGGCTCAAGCCCGGCGACAAGGTGATCGTCAGCAACCTGCAGAAGATCCGCCCCGGTGCGCCGGTGAAGATCGCCAACAAGGCCGCAGGCGGCAAGCCCGCATCGAACAAGCCGGCAGCCAAGAAGCCCGCGGCCAATCAGCAGCCTGCCCGTACCAGCGGAGCCGAGTAA